Proteins encoded in a region of the Ziziphus jujuba cultivar Dongzao chromosome 3, ASM3175591v1 genome:
- the LOC107411886 gene encoding large ribosomal subunit protein bL28c has translation MAASATLGVFLGNTSSFRKSESCNKLCLKRNAVAELGFVTSQLSGLKISSDFSYEPARPIVTSFKPAFQPVARRICPFTGKKANKANKVSFSNHKTKKLQFVNLQYKKVWWEAGKRYVKLRLSTKALKTIEKNGLDAVAKKAGIDLRKE, from the exons ATGGCAGCATCGGCAACACTGGGAGTGTTTTTGGGAAACACGTCCAGCTTCCGAAAATCGGAGTCATGTAATAAACTCTGTCTCAAAAGAAATGCGGTCGCGGAGCTAGGATTCGTTACTTCGCAGCTCAGTGGCCTCAAAATCTCCTCCGACTTCTCCTATGAACCGGCCAGACCCATTGTTACTTCCTTCAAACCCGCTTTTCAACCTGTTGCCC GCAGAATTTGTCCCTTCACTGGGAAGAAAGCAAACAAGGCAAATAAGGTATCTTTCTCAAACCACAAGACAAAGAAGTTGCAGTTTGTGAACTTACAGTACAAAAAGGTTTGGTGGGAAGCTGGGAAACGCTATGTCAAACTCCGATTGTCGACCAAGGCATTAAAGACCATAGAGAAAAATGGACTGGATGCTGTTGCCAAAAAAGCTGGCATAGATCTTAGGAAAGAATGA
- the LOC107411929 gene encoding protein NPGR2 isoform X2 gives MLFRLCPCMLLVYSLKLFFSKQNHCKVLDEAAQSCKVILDTVESALPDGLPESFASDCKLQETLTKAVELLPELWKLSGSLNEAVLSYRRALLYHWNLDTEAATKIQKEFAVFLLYSGCDASPPNLRSQLDGSFVPRNNLEEAILLLLVILRKFVRGKIPWDPSIIDHLSYALSISGELMALAHQVEELPPGTIERKERFCTPALCYYGEGNHLVALNLLRNILNNHQQSTDCIPELLLASKICSENLVYIDEGIDHACKALSKMDGKCSQMVSISNCLLGTLLSAKSRSSASDSERVRKQSEALQALEIAERTMEERNPYIVFHLCLEHAEQRKLDIALNYANQLLQIEAGSSVKGYTLLARILSAQKRFVDAETVINAALDQTGKWDQGELLRTKAKLQIAQGQIKKAIETYTHLLAVLQVRNKSKSAGVEKRLLKNTRNHDRSLEMETWHDLASLYTRLSQWRDAEVCLSKSQAINPHSASRWHCAGLLYEAKGLHQEALKSFRKALDVEPTHVPSLVSTGCILRQLGGQSLPVVRSFLMDALRIDRTNSCAWYNLGLIYKADEGASALEAIECFEAAALLEESEPIEPFR, from the exons ATGCTGTTCCGCCTATGTCCATGCATGCTGTTAGTTTACTCCTTGAAGCTATTTTTCTCAAAGCAAAATCATTGCAAGGTCTTGGACG AAGCTGCTCAATCATGTAAAGTTATTTTGGACACTGTTGAATCTGCATTACCTGATGGGTTGCCTGAAAGCTTTGCTTCGGATTGTAAATTACAAGAGACTCTAACCAAAGCAGTTGAGTTGCTTCCAGAGCTGTGGAAACTTTCTGGTTCCTTGAATGAAGCCGTCTTATCATATCGACGAGCCCTCCTCTATCATTGGAATCTTGACACTGAAGCTGCTACAAAGATTCAAAAGGAATTTGCAGTTTTTCTTCTGTACAGTGGTTGTGATGCAAGCCCTCCAAATCTTCGTTCACAGTTGGATGGCTCTTTTGTGCCAAGAAACAATTTAGAAGAGGCAATCCTGCTGCTTCTGGTTATACTTAGAAAATTTGTTAGGGGAAAAATTCCATGGGACCCATCAATTATCGATCACCTGTCTTATGCATTATCTATTTCGGGTGAACTAATGGCATTAGCTCATCAGGTTGAAGAGTTGCCTCCAGGAActattgaaagaaaagaaagattttgTACTCCAGCTTTGTGTTATTATGGAGAAGGTAACCATTTGGTTGCTTTGAATCTTCTGAGAAACATATTGAATAATCATCAACAGAGTACAGACTGCATCCCGGAACTATTACTGGCTTCTAAGATTTGCAGCGAGAATTTAGTTTATATTGATGAAGGAATTGATCATGCTTGCAAAGCACTTTCAAAAATGGATGGAAAATGTAGTCAGATGGTAAGCATTTCAAATTGCTTACTTGGTACTCTACTGTCAGCTAAGTCCAGATCATCTGCTTCTGATTCTGAGAGGGTTCGGAAGCAATCTGAAGCACTTCAGGCATTAGAAATTGCTGAAAGAACAATGGAGGAGAGAAATCCATACATTGTGTTTCATCTGTGTCTTGAACATGCCGAGCAAAGGAAATTGGATATTGCACTTAATTATGCAAACCAGCTTTTACAAATTGAGGCTGGATCCAGTGTAAAAGGGTACACTCTTTTGGCACGTATATTGTCAGCTCAAAAACGTTTTGTTGATGCTGAGACCGTAATTAATGCTGCTTTAGATCAAACTGGAAAATGGGATCAAGGAGAGCTATTGAGAACCAAAGCAAAACTCCAGATTGCGCAGGGCCAGATAAAGAAAGCCATAGAAACATACACTCATCTTCTTGCAGTTCTCCAAGTTCGGAATAAAAGTAAAAGTGCAGGTGTCGAGAAGAGACTTCTAAAG AATACCAGAAACCATGACAGAAGTTTGGAAATGGAAACATGGCATGATTTAGCTAGTTTATACACAAGATTGTCCCAATGGCGGGATGCTGAAGTTTGTCTTTCAAAATCCCAGGCTATCAATCCTCACTCTGCTTCTAGATGGCACTGCGCAG GATTGCTCTATGAAGCCAAGGGTCTCCATCAAGAAGCTCTAAAATCATTCAGAAAGGCATTAGATGTTGAACCTACCCATGTACCAAGCTTGGTATCCACTGGCTGCATTCTCAGACAGCTTGGTGGTCAATCATTGCCAGTTGTGAGAAGCTTTCTCATGGATGCACTTCGAATTGACCGGACAAATTCTTGTGCTTGGTACAATCTTGGACTTATTTATAAAGCTGATGAAGGGGCTTCAGCGCTGGAAGCTATTGAATGCTTTGAGGCTGCAGCTCTTCTTGAAGAATCTGAACCCATTGAACCTTTCAGATGA
- the LOC107411929 gene encoding protein NPGR2 isoform X1, with amino-acid sequence MRTKNWMNKKVFGIRGRFSKMMKCIRSGEQLKADEIAHSSDSLATRDYSASGYSSRAGEVEVKMDNSNIEEAESSLRESGYLNYEEARALLGRLEYQKGNIEAALHVFEGIDIAAVTPKMKLSVSRKCENNNRRRSQSDAVPPMSMHAVSLLLEAIFLKAKSLQGLGRYGEAAQSCKVILDTVESALPDGLPESFASDCKLQETLTKAVELLPELWKLSGSLNEAVLSYRRALLYHWNLDTEAATKIQKEFAVFLLYSGCDASPPNLRSQLDGSFVPRNNLEEAILLLLVILRKFVRGKIPWDPSIIDHLSYALSISGELMALAHQVEELPPGTIERKERFCTPALCYYGEGNHLVALNLLRNILNNHQQSTDCIPELLLASKICSENLVYIDEGIDHACKALSKMDGKCSQMVSISNCLLGTLLSAKSRSSASDSERVRKQSEALQALEIAERTMEERNPYIVFHLCLEHAEQRKLDIALNYANQLLQIEAGSSVKGYTLLARILSAQKRFVDAETVINAALDQTGKWDQGELLRTKAKLQIAQGQIKKAIETYTHLLAVLQVRNKSKSAGVEKRLLKNTRNHDRSLEMETWHDLASLYTRLSQWRDAEVCLSKSQAINPHSASRWHCAGLLYEAKGLHQEALKSFRKALDVEPTHVPSLVSTGCILRQLGGQSLPVVRSFLMDALRIDRTNSCAWYNLGLIYKADEGASALEAIECFEAAALLEESEPIEPFR; translated from the exons ATGAGAACTAAGAATTGGATGAACAAGAAGGTATTTGGAATTAGAGGAAGATTTAGCAAGATGATGAAGTGTATACGTTCAGGTGAACAACTAAAAGCAGATGAAATAGCTCATTCTTCGGACTCACTCGCAACTCGGGACTACTCAGCGAGTGGGTATTCATCTAGAGCAGGTGAGGTTGAAGTAAAAATGGATAATAGCAATATTGAAGAAGCTGAGTCTTCTCTTCGTGAAAGTGGTTATCTCAACTATGAG GAAGCAAGAGCTTTACTAGGAAGGCTTGAGTATCAGAAAGGTAACATAGAAGCTGCTCTTCATGTATTTGAAGGAATAGACATTGCAGCTGTGACTCCAAAGATGAAACTGTCCGTTTCTAGAAAATGCGAAAATAATAATAGACGCCGTTCGCAAAGTGATGCTGTTCCGCCTATGTCCATGCATGCTGTTAGTTTACTCCTTGAAGCTATTTTTCTCAAAGCAAAATCATTGCAAGGTCTTGGACGGTATGGAG AAGCTGCTCAATCATGTAAAGTTATTTTGGACACTGTTGAATCTGCATTACCTGATGGGTTGCCTGAAAGCTTTGCTTCGGATTGTAAATTACAAGAGACTCTAACCAAAGCAGTTGAGTTGCTTCCAGAGCTGTGGAAACTTTCTGGTTCCTTGAATGAAGCCGTCTTATCATATCGACGAGCCCTCCTCTATCATTGGAATCTTGACACTGAAGCTGCTACAAAGATTCAAAAGGAATTTGCAGTTTTTCTTCTGTACAGTGGTTGTGATGCAAGCCCTCCAAATCTTCGTTCACAGTTGGATGGCTCTTTTGTGCCAAGAAACAATTTAGAAGAGGCAATCCTGCTGCTTCTGGTTATACTTAGAAAATTTGTTAGGGGAAAAATTCCATGGGACCCATCAATTATCGATCACCTGTCTTATGCATTATCTATTTCGGGTGAACTAATGGCATTAGCTCATCAGGTTGAAGAGTTGCCTCCAGGAActattgaaagaaaagaaagattttgTACTCCAGCTTTGTGTTATTATGGAGAAGGTAACCATTTGGTTGCTTTGAATCTTCTGAGAAACATATTGAATAATCATCAACAGAGTACAGACTGCATCCCGGAACTATTACTGGCTTCTAAGATTTGCAGCGAGAATTTAGTTTATATTGATGAAGGAATTGATCATGCTTGCAAAGCACTTTCAAAAATGGATGGAAAATGTAGTCAGATGGTAAGCATTTCAAATTGCTTACTTGGTACTCTACTGTCAGCTAAGTCCAGATCATCTGCTTCTGATTCTGAGAGGGTTCGGAAGCAATCTGAAGCACTTCAGGCATTAGAAATTGCTGAAAGAACAATGGAGGAGAGAAATCCATACATTGTGTTTCATCTGTGTCTTGAACATGCCGAGCAAAGGAAATTGGATATTGCACTTAATTATGCAAACCAGCTTTTACAAATTGAGGCTGGATCCAGTGTAAAAGGGTACACTCTTTTGGCACGTATATTGTCAGCTCAAAAACGTTTTGTTGATGCTGAGACCGTAATTAATGCTGCTTTAGATCAAACTGGAAAATGGGATCAAGGAGAGCTATTGAGAACCAAAGCAAAACTCCAGATTGCGCAGGGCCAGATAAAGAAAGCCATAGAAACATACACTCATCTTCTTGCAGTTCTCCAAGTTCGGAATAAAAGTAAAAGTGCAGGTGTCGAGAAGAGACTTCTAAAG AATACCAGAAACCATGACAGAAGTTTGGAAATGGAAACATGGCATGATTTAGCTAGTTTATACACAAGATTGTCCCAATGGCGGGATGCTGAAGTTTGTCTTTCAAAATCCCAGGCTATCAATCCTCACTCTGCTTCTAGATGGCACTGCGCAG GATTGCTCTATGAAGCCAAGGGTCTCCATCAAGAAGCTCTAAAATCATTCAGAAAGGCATTAGATGTTGAACCTACCCATGTACCAAGCTTGGTATCCACTGGCTGCATTCTCAGACAGCTTGGTGGTCAATCATTGCCAGTTGTGAGAAGCTTTCTCATGGATGCACTTCGAATTGACCGGACAAATTCTTGTGCTTGGTACAATCTTGGACTTATTTATAAAGCTGATGAAGGGGCTTCAGCGCTGGAAGCTATTGAATGCTTTGAGGCTGCAGCTCTTCTTGAAGAATCTGAACCCATTGAACCTTTCAGATGA